DNA from Chitinophaga pendula:
CTCCTTTTAGATTCAAGGGACTGATAAACATACTAATCATTATGGATATTAATATTGAAAGCAAAGTAGCGCAGTGGTTGAGCGGGCAATTTGACGCTGACACTGTCGCTGCTGTAAAAGACCTGCAACAACGCCCCGAAGAGCTGGCTGATGCCTTTTACCGTAATCTTGAATTTGGTACTGGAGGTTTGCGGGGGATTATGGGTGTGGGTACTAACCGTATGAATAAGTATACGGTGGGTATGGCAACCCAGGGGTTTGCTAACTACCTGCGTCAGGCATTTGACGGGGAAGTGAAGATAGCGATCGCGCATGACAGCCGTAATAACAGCCGTTATTTTGCGGAGGTGGCTGCTAATGTGATGGCTGCCAATGGTATTAAGGTGTTGTTGTTTGAAAGTTTGCGTCCTACGCCGGAGCTTTCATTTACTATCCGTCATCATCAGTGCCAGGGAGGTATAGTGCTTACCGCCTCTCATAATCCCCGGGAGTACAATGGTTACAAGGCCTATTGGAATGACGGGGCGCAGTTGATACCGCCGCACGACAAAAATGTGATCCGGGAGGTAGAGCAGATCTCTTCTGTGGATGAGGTGAAATGGAGTGGTGGCGAGGCGAATATCACGTCGATCGGGAAGGCAGAAGATGAGGCTTACCTGCAGGTTTTGAAGGGATTATCCATTCATCCGGATGTTATTGCTTCGCAACATGATCTAAAAATTGTCTACACACCTATACACGGTACGGGTATTACGCTGGTGCCGGAGATACTGCAACGTTTCGGGTTTACCAACGTGCATGTGGTGGAGGAGCAGGCTACTCCTGACGGTAACTTCCCTACGGTAGTATATCCGAATCCGGAGGAAGCGGAAGCGATGAGTATGGGTCTGAAAAAGGCGAAGGAGCTGGATGCGGCGATCCTGTTGGGTACTGACCCGGATGCTGACCGGGTGGGTATTGCGGTAAAGGATCTGCAGGGCGAGTGGATACTGTTGAATGGTAACCAGACGGCGGTATTGTTATTTAACTACATTATTGAAGGACGTAAGCAGAAGGGGTTGGCGCAACCGAATGATTATGTATGTAAGACGGTAGTGACCTCTGATCTTATCGATGTATTTGCGGCAAAGAACGGGGTAGCCTGTTATAATGTGCTGACTGGGTTTAAATGGATTGCTGAGCTGATCCGTGAGAAGGAAGGCAAGGAGCAGTTCATCTGTGGTGGTGAGGAGTCTTACGGTTATATGATTGGAGATAGGGTGCGTGACAAGGATGCGGTGGCATCTGTGGCGATGATCTGTGAGATGGCTGCATTTGCGCGTAGCCAGGGGCGTTCTTTATATGAGCAGCTGATTGATATCTATGTAAAATATGGTTTCTACAAGGAGCACCTGATCTCTATTACGCGCAAGGGTATGAAGGGAGCAGAGGAGATTGCGGAGATGATGCGTGGTTACCGTGAAAATCCGCCTACGGAGATCAACGGAGCTGCGGTGGTGGCGGTGTATGATTACCAGTTGCAGCAGATCAAGGATCTGAAGAGCGGCGAGACGAAAGCGATAGCGTTGCCGAAGTCGAATGTATTACAGTTTGTGCTGGCGGACGGTAGTAAGATCTCTGCCCGTCCTTCCGGAACGGAGCCTAAGATCAAGTTTTACTTCAGTGTGCACCAGCCATTGGATAGTGCTGCTCATTTCGATATTGTAAATGGACAGCTGGATCAGCGTATACAAGGTATTATCAGCGGTCTAAAACTGAATTAGGGTCATACTGATTTTATATTATTATCTATTCACGAGAAAAGGAAAGGCGGTGCAGCAAGCCGATGCTGGTAGTGACCGGTTGTCGACTTCCTGCATTGTTTTTCCTTTTTTTATTGATCATGCCTGCGAGCTATGAAAAGGATGTTATTATCACTCCTTTTATCTTTTCATTTACTGACCGTTGCCGGTCAGCGGCGGGCGTTGTTCGATATACCGGATACTACGATACGGGGGCGTGTATGGATGATGGGTGTTGCCAATGCTGCTTTGTATGGCGGTACGTTGCTGGCGCTTAACCGGGCTTGGTACCGGGATTATCCGAAATCTTCCTTTCATTTTATTAATGATAACCGGGAGTGGTTGCAGATGGATAAGTTCGGTCATGTGTTCAGTGCTTACCTGGAGAGTAAATACAGCCGGGAGTTGTGGCGATGGACGGGGTTGCCGAGGAAGCAGCAGATATGGATCGGCGGGATGAGTGGGTTTGCTTATCAGTCGGTGATAGAGATCCTGGACGGCTATTCGCGGGACTGGGGATTTTCGTGGGGGGATATGGGTGCGAATGCGATTGGTTCGGGGTTGGTGATCAGCCAGGAGTTGTTGTGGGATCAGCAGCGTATACAGTTGAAGTTTTCTTATTTTCCGCGACGTTATCCTGACCCGGTGTTGGAAGAGCGGAGCCGGCAGGTATTCGGCGATAGTTTTATGGGGCGGATGCTGAAGGATTATAATTCGCAGACTTACTGGCTGTCGGTGAATCTTTCTTCTTTTATGCCTGAGAGCCGGTTGCCACGTTGGTTGAATATTGCGATCGGTTATGGTGCGGATGACATGTATGGTGCGCGGCCGGAGAGTTGGCCTACGGAGGCGCATCCTATGCCGGGTTATGAGAACATACACCGTTACCGGCAGTTTTATCTTTCTCCTGATATTGACTTCACCCGTATTCCTACGCGGAGTAAGGGTTTGAAGGTATTATTCCACGTATTGAATATGGTAAAATTACCGGCTCCTGCGCTGGAGCTTACTTCTAACGGGCGTTTCCGGGTGAAGGCCATAAAATTCTAATCATACCAGGTAAGCGCATACGATCTCCTCTCCTGCTACATCTACCATTACCATATCCTGCAAGGTGGTCGCCAGTGAATGGCCGACAAAGTCTACGGACATGGGAAATGATTTGTGCTGGCGATCTACGAGTACGGCGGTTTGTATTTTTTTGGGCAGGTAATCCAGGAAGGGTTTGAGGGCGTACAGCATGGTGCGGCCGGAGTTGGCCACATCATCGATGAGTATGATGACTTTATTATTGAAGTCTTGTTGTTGGGAGAGGGAGACGTCTTCGGGACGTTGTTTGTCGAGAGTCAGTTGGATGATACTGATACGGAAGGGGGCGATCTCTTTGAGTATTGCAGCGATCTTCTGGGCGAGTATG
Protein-coding regions in this window:
- a CDS encoding phospho-sugar mutase, producing MDINIESKVAQWLSGQFDADTVAAVKDLQQRPEELADAFYRNLEFGTGGLRGIMGVGTNRMNKYTVGMATQGFANYLRQAFDGEVKIAIAHDSRNNSRYFAEVAANVMAANGIKVLLFESLRPTPELSFTIRHHQCQGGIVLTASHNPREYNGYKAYWNDGAQLIPPHDKNVIREVEQISSVDEVKWSGGEANITSIGKAEDEAYLQVLKGLSIHPDVIASQHDLKIVYTPIHGTGITLVPEILQRFGFTNVHVVEEQATPDGNFPTVVYPNPEEAEAMSMGLKKAKELDAAILLGTDPDADRVGIAVKDLQGEWILLNGNQTAVLLFNYIIEGRKQKGLAQPNDYVCKTVVTSDLIDVFAAKNGVACYNVLTGFKWIAELIREKEGKEQFICGGEESYGYMIGDRVRDKDAVASVAMICEMAAFARSQGRSLYEQLIDIYVKYGFYKEHLISITRKGMKGAEEIAEMMRGYRENPPTEINGAAVVAVYDYQLQQIKDLKSGETKAIALPKSNVLQFVLADGSKISARPSGTEPKIKFYFSVHQPLDSAAHFDIVNGQLDQRIQGIISGLKLN
- a CDS encoding DUF2279 domain-containing protein, which encodes MKRMLLSLLLSFHLLTVAGQRRALFDIPDTTIRGRVWMMGVANAALYGGTLLALNRAWYRDYPKSSFHFINDNREWLQMDKFGHVFSAYLESKYSRELWRWTGLPRKQQIWIGGMSGFAYQSVIEILDGYSRDWGFSWGDMGANAIGSGLVISQELLWDQQRIQLKFSYFPRRYPDPVLEERSRQVFGDSFMGRMLKDYNSQTYWLSVNLSSFMPESRLPRWLNIAIGYGADDMYGARPESWPTEAHPMPGYENIHRYRQFYLSPDIDFTRIPTRSKGLKVLFHVLNMVKLPAPALELTSNGRFRVKAIKF
- a CDS encoding phosphoribosyltransferase family protein, producing METKNIILTKDIINKKITRIAHEIYEHNTDEQEIILAGIWDRGAILAQKIAAILKEIAPFRISIIQLTLDKQRPEDVSLSQQQDFNNKVIILIDDVANSGRTMLYALKPFLDYLPKKIQTAVLVDRQHKSFPMSVDFVGHSLATTLQDMVMVDVAGEEIVCAYLV